One region of Candidatus Bathyarchaeia archaeon genomic DNA includes:
- a CDS encoding 2-oxoacid:acceptor oxidoreductase subunit alpha, producing the protein MTVNNSFTWMIGGPQGSGINSVAENFAKACIRGGLHIFANIEYHSNIKGEHSYYRLRVESKAPRSHVDWVDLLVALDRETIFGDLNKVHPTHRGHRHEVSPGGGIIYDRSLNLTPESFGRDDIKLFPIPYMNLLVDALKEFGKDKELSKYQVMVNTIALGASLGLADYDFDLATEAIREGFTGRKAALGDLNVSAARRGYDYAKKSFGEDAFPTKLRKQPLSGKRMMIRGVQAVAIAKLKAGCGFQTYYPITPATDESEYLESHQKDYNMIVVQAEDEISAINMATGAAHAGLRSSTSTSGPGFSLMAEGLGWAGITEAPGPVVVLYQRAGPATGLPTRTEQADLRFALHAAHGEFPRIIMAPGDVVETYYDTFDAFNYAEHYQVPVILLTDKFLASTYQDVPPFNGDNLKVDRGDMVRDSDLANTTDYRRYRWTEMGISPRAIPGQKGGIFWTTGDEHDEYGHITEAADIRIKMMRKRMRKIELAGQIIPDAKKATLHGPKSAPITLVGWGSSKGAILDGMEDLKIDGIETNFLQVRYVNPFPTDLVQQVLSSARRKIAIENNYSAQMAGLIREKTGIAMDNTIVKFDGRPFSQNEIYEGVKEIIKNGMKEVTVSHA; encoded by the coding sequence TTGACGGTAAATAACAGCTTCACCTGGATGATAGGCGGTCCCCAAGGCAGCGGGATCAACTCTGTTGCAGAGAACTTTGCCAAAGCATGCATACGAGGAGGGCTTCACATATTTGCCAACATCGAATACCACTCCAACATCAAAGGAGAACACAGCTACTACAGGCTTAGAGTCGAGTCCAAGGCGCCCCGTTCCCATGTGGACTGGGTAGACCTCTTGGTCGCGCTCGACCGGGAGACGATCTTCGGGGACCTAAACAAGGTTCACCCAACCCATCGAGGACATAGACATGAGGTCAGCCCCGGTGGTGGAATAATATACGATCGGAGCCTGAACTTAACGCCTGAATCCTTCGGCAGAGATGACATCAAACTCTTTCCCATACCGTACATGAATCTCCTTGTTGATGCTCTGAAAGAGTTCGGAAAAGACAAGGAACTCAGCAAATACCAAGTCATGGTAAACACGATAGCCTTGGGCGCCTCGTTGGGCCTTGCTGACTACGACTTCGACCTTGCTACCGAAGCTATCAGGGAAGGATTCACAGGCAGGAAAGCGGCTCTCGGCGACCTGAACGTAAGCGCTGCAAGGCGTGGCTACGACTACGCAAAGAAGAGTTTCGGCGAAGATGCTTTTCCGACAAAACTGCGAAAGCAGCCGTTATCCGGGAAGCGAATGATGATCAGAGGAGTCCAAGCAGTCGCTATTGCCAAACTCAAGGCCGGATGCGGATTCCAAACCTACTATCCGATTACACCAGCGACGGACGAGAGCGAATATTTGGAGTCTCATCAAAAAGACTACAACATGATAGTCGTACAGGCAGAGGATGAGATTTCCGCCATCAACATGGCCACTGGCGCCGCACACGCCGGCCTTAGGTCCTCAACCTCCACATCTGGCCCGGGATTCTCTCTTATGGCCGAGGGCTTGGGATGGGCGGGAATAACTGAGGCCCCAGGACCTGTTGTGGTGCTATATCAGAGAGCGGGTCCGGCAACAGGTCTGCCTACTCGCACTGAACAAGCGGACCTACGATTCGCACTTCATGCTGCCCACGGGGAATTTCCAAGAATAATCATGGCACCTGGAGATGTGGTCGAGACTTACTACGATACGTTCGACGCGTTCAACTACGCCGAACATTACCAGGTTCCAGTGATTCTGCTAACTGACAAGTTCCTGGCAAGCACATACCAGGACGTTCCTCCATTTAATGGTGACAACCTGAAGGTCGATCGAGGTGACATGGTTAGAGATTCGGATCTAGCCAACACCACGGATTACCGACGGTACCGCTGGACAGAAATGGGAATTTCTCCACGGGCCATACCCGGTCAGAAGGGAGGAATATTCTGGACGACGGGCGATGAGCACGATGAGTACGGACATATTACTGAGGCGGCAGATATCCGAATCAAGATGATGAGAAAGAGAATGCGGAAAATCGAGCTTGCAGGACAAATTATCCCAGACGCGAAGAAGGCAACACTTCACGGACCCAAGTCCGCTCCAATAACACTTGTCGGCTGGGGATCATCGAAAGGTGCGATACTCGATGGAATGGAAGACCTCAAGATCGATGGAATAGAAACAAACTTTCTACAGGTGCGTTACGTCAACCCGTTCCCGACTGACCTAGTTCAGCAGGTGCTCAGTTCCGCCCGGAGAAAGATCGCGATAGAAAACAATTATTCGGCCCAGATGGCCGGGCTCATCCGGGAAAAAACTGGTATAGCAATGGACAACACTATCGTAAAGTTCGATGGAAGACCGTTTTCTCAGAACGAGATCTACGAAGGAGTCAAAGAGATAATAAAGAACGGAATGAAAGAGGTAACTGTATCCCATGCTTGA
- a CDS encoding acylphosphatase — MHLRARILISGVVQGVFFRREIADLARKRDINGWVRNLPDGSVEVVAEGDREELDQLIHFCRVGPPRARVKNIEIDWSDFTGEFRGFRITG, encoded by the coding sequence TTGCATCTTCGTGCGCGAATTCTGATCTCTGGAGTTGTGCAAGGCGTGTTCTTTCGTCGAGAGATTGCCGACTTGGCGAGAAAACGGGATATCAATGGTTGGGTAAGGAATCTTCCTGATGGAAGCGTTGAAGTGGTTGCCGAGGGAGACAGGGAGGAACTGGATCAGCTCATCCATTTCTGCCGCGTCGGCCCACCTCGGGCGAGGGTAAAGAATATCGAAATTGACTGGTCCGACTTTACAGGCGAGTTTCGAGGATTCAGAATAACCGGATGA
- a CDS encoding iron-sulfur cluster assembly protein — MVTVEAVEKELEKVVDPEIGLPITEMHLVDEINIQDNGDILIKYHLTAPFCPPIFAEDIGMNIRTLTSKLDGVKKVTVVLHGHALAKEINERVNPGYSPPPVQETTPAQAKS; from the coding sequence TTGGTTACCGTCGAGGCAGTTGAAAAAGAGCTTGAGAAGGTCGTTGATCCGGAGATCGGGCTTCCGATCACCGAGATGCACTTGGTTGACGAGATAAACATCCAAGATAACGGAGACATACTAATCAAGTATCACCTGACCGCGCCATTCTGTCCGCCCATTTTCGCTGAGGACATCGGAATGAACATACGAACGTTGACCTCCAAACTTGATGGAGTAAAGAAGGTCACGGTCGTCCTGCACGGACACGCCCTCGCCAAAGAGATCAACGAGCGAGTAAATCCTGGTTATTCCCCTCCACCCGTCCAAGAAACGACTCCCGCGCAAGCGAAGTCTTGA
- a CDS encoding aquaporin, protein MGRAALAEAYGTFLLTMIGPGTITAVTFLDGQVTSAGLGFIGLAHGIALLLAVYTIGRVTGAHINPAVTIAHWATRRIETKKVAPYILGQLTGASIAGFIQLALWTSSNNPGLVGAARATFLGDTIPSPQFGTGAVLLAEVIGTAILVFTIFGATAKSADPSRAGVTIGFALGAVVWMFGPISGASLNPARTWGPTFASTVFSLTPLGNLWIYIVGPIFGGLLGAFLYDVLR, encoded by the coding sequence ATGGGACGCGCAGCATTAGCAGAGGCCTATGGAACATTTCTTCTTACCATGATAGGCCCCGGGACCATAACGGCAGTCACGTTTCTCGACGGTCAAGTCACGAGCGCCGGCCTTGGGTTTATTGGCCTTGCCCATGGAATAGCCCTCCTATTAGCTGTCTACACTATCGGTCGTGTCACGGGGGCCCACATCAACCCGGCAGTGACGATCGCTCACTGGGCTACGAGGAGAATAGAGACCAAGAAGGTCGCGCCGTACATTCTCGGCCAGCTCACTGGCGCATCTATCGCGGGCTTCATCCAACTCGCGTTGTGGACATCGAGCAACAACCCTGGACTCGTGGGAGCGGCGAGGGCAACCTTTCTCGGTGATACGATTCCTAGCCCTCAGTTCGGCACCGGTGCCGTGCTTCTCGCAGAGGTCATCGGAACAGCTATTCTTGTCTTCACCATCTTCGGAGCCACCGCAAAATCTGCCGACCCTAGCCGGGCCGGTGTCACCATAGGGTTTGCTCTTGGAGCGGTTGTGTGGATGTTCGGCCCGATTTCGGGGGCGTCTCTCAATCCAGCCAGAACTTGGGGACCGACGTTTGCGTCCACCGTCTTCAGTCTTACACCGCTCGGGAATTTATGGATCTATATCGTTGGACCGATCTTCGGAGGACTGCTCGGAGCATTCCTCTACGATGTCCTGAGATAG